The following are from one region of the Sandaracinus amylolyticus genome:
- a CDS encoding ABC-F family ATP-binding cassette domain-containing protein, whose product MIRLDSVSKQHGGQILFLDASMSVFKGEKVGLVGPNGAGKSTIFRMVVKDEAPDSGGIVIEKNVTIGHFSQDVGEMSGRTVLEETMAGAGEVSKVAHELHELEAAMADPARADELDKIVARFGEVQARFDELDGYGLESRAQEILAGLGFAPEVIAGDVGKLSGGWKMRVALARILLMKPSALLLDEPTNHLDIESILWLERFLRDFEGALIMTSHDREFMNRLVTKIVEIDGGELTTYSGNYDFYEQQRAIAAQQQEAQFARQQAMLAKEEAFIARFKARASHAAQVQSRVKKLEKIEKIEPPKRRRVIEFDFPKPPRSGDDVVKLEHVEKGYGSKRIYRGFDFLIRRRERWCVMGINGAGKSTLLKLIVGESTPDVGAVTVGASVKLGYFAQHAMEVLDPDRTVIDSLQDAHPRASLGSLRTCAGAFGFSGDDVEKKCRVLSGGEKARLVLAKMLYEPPNFLVLDEPTNHLDLATKEMLTKSLADFEGTMIFVSHDRSFLRSLSNRVLEVGHENGPRVYGGGYVEYVSQTGYEAPGVR is encoded by the coding sequence GTGATTCGTCTCGACTCGGTCAGCAAGCAGCACGGCGGCCAGATCCTCTTCCTCGACGCCTCGATGAGCGTCTTCAAGGGCGAGAAGGTCGGCCTCGTCGGCCCCAACGGCGCAGGAAAGTCGACGATCTTCCGGATGGTCGTGAAGGACGAGGCGCCCGACTCGGGCGGCATCGTCATCGAGAAGAACGTCACGATCGGGCACTTCTCCCAGGACGTCGGCGAGATGTCGGGGCGCACCGTGCTCGAGGAGACGATGGCGGGCGCCGGCGAGGTCTCGAAGGTCGCGCACGAGCTCCACGAGCTCGAGGCCGCGATGGCGGACCCGGCGCGCGCCGACGAGCTCGACAAGATCGTCGCGCGCTTCGGCGAGGTGCAGGCGCGCTTCGACGAGCTCGACGGCTACGGCCTCGAGTCGCGCGCCCAGGAGATCCTCGCCGGCCTCGGCTTCGCGCCCGAGGTGATCGCGGGCGACGTCGGCAAGCTCTCGGGCGGTTGGAAGATGCGCGTCGCGCTCGCGCGCATCCTGCTGATGAAGCCCAGCGCGCTGCTCCTCGACGAGCCCACGAACCACCTCGACATCGAGTCGATCCTCTGGCTCGAGCGCTTCCTGCGCGACTTCGAGGGCGCGCTGATCATGACCTCGCACGATCGCGAGTTCATGAACCGCCTGGTCACGAAGATCGTCGAGATCGACGGCGGCGAGCTCACGACCTACTCCGGCAACTACGACTTCTACGAGCAGCAGCGCGCGATCGCGGCGCAGCAGCAGGAAGCGCAGTTCGCGCGGCAGCAGGCGATGCTCGCAAAGGAAGAGGCGTTCATCGCGCGCTTCAAGGCGCGCGCCTCGCACGCGGCGCAGGTCCAGTCGCGCGTGAAGAAGCTCGAGAAGATCGAGAAGATCGAGCCGCCCAAGCGCCGTCGCGTGATCGAGTTCGACTTCCCCAAGCCGCCGCGCTCGGGCGACGACGTGGTGAAGCTCGAGCACGTCGAGAAGGGCTACGGATCGAAGCGCATCTACCGCGGCTTCGACTTCCTGATCCGCCGTCGCGAGCGGTGGTGCGTGATGGGCATCAACGGCGCCGGCAAGAGCACGCTGCTCAAGCTGATCGTCGGCGAGTCCACGCCCGATGTGGGCGCGGTGACGGTCGGCGCGAGCGTGAAGCTCGGGTACTTCGCGCAGCACGCGATGGAGGTGCTCGATCCCGATCGCACCGTGATCGACTCGCTGCAGGACGCGCATCCGCGCGCGTCGCTGGGATCGCTGCGCACCTGCGCCGGCGCGTTCGGCTTCTCGGGCGACGACGTCGAGAAGAAGTGCCGCGTGCTCTCGGGCGGTGAGAAGGCGCGGCTCGTGCTCGCGAAGATGCTCTACGAGCCGCCGAATTTCCTGGTGCTCGACGAGCCGACGAACCACCTCGATCTCGCGACCAAGGAGATGCTCACGAAGTCGCTCGCGGACTTCGAGGGCACGATGATCTTCGTCTCGCACGATCGCTCGTTCCTGCGCTCGCTCTCGAACCGCGTGCTCGAGGTCGGGCACGAGAACGGTCCGCGCGTGTACGGCGGCGGGTACGTCGAGTACGTGTCGCAGACGGGCTACGAAGCGCCGGGCGTGCGCTGA
- a CDS encoding Uma2 family endonuclease: MEARDLRRMTVEEYITLDRASDERWEYVNGAAFAMAGGSPENALVATNAALALRNAASGSSRRVCARGPSSSSRSARRSRSRSSGPISIDCADP; this comes from the coding sequence ATGGAAGCTCGCGACCTGCGCCGGATGACGGTCGAGGAGTACATCACGCTCGATCGCGCGAGCGACGAGCGCTGGGAGTACGTGAACGGCGCAGCGTTCGCGATGGCGGGCGGAAGCCCCGAGAACGCGTTGGTCGCCACCAACGCGGCGCTGGCGCTCCGGAACGCGGCAAGTGGCTCGTCACGACGGGTGTGCGCGAGGGGACCGTCGAGCTCGAGTCGATCGGCGCGACGCTCGAGGTCGCGGAGCTCTGGGCCGATCTCGATCGACTGCGCTGACCCCTAG
- a CDS encoding thaumatin family protein, with product MTRIAVIGALLGLLGCGSPPASEGDAGVAHDARPSTRDAQPSDTDAAPVEQDCAVDGDGRTTLVFVNGCSRMLEMRGSDIEGATIAPGTIACRDIGSAEEELSAKRYWGFLGDDPGPERHTLAELTFNTDFHDFDWYNISHVDAHNLTMRITPLARPDCDTLVCDDPALLTECPDVGRVEDASGELVSCVSPDRDDPESEVALYFESCDDGYAWSGDDQRGEDPSPVRACAGEDWEIVFCP from the coding sequence ATGACGAGAATCGCGGTGATCGGCGCGCTTCTGGGCCTGCTCGGCTGCGGCAGCCCTCCGGCGAGCGAGGGCGATGCCGGGGTGGCGCACGACGCGCGGCCGAGCACGCGCGACGCGCAGCCGAGCGACACCGACGCGGCGCCGGTCGAGCAGGACTGCGCGGTCGACGGCGACGGACGCACCACGCTCGTGTTCGTGAACGGTTGTTCAAGAATGCTCGAGATGCGCGGAAGCGACATCGAGGGCGCGACGATCGCGCCCGGCACCATCGCGTGCCGCGACATCGGCAGCGCGGAGGAAGAGCTCTCCGCGAAGCGCTACTGGGGGTTCCTCGGTGACGATCCGGGCCCCGAGCGCCACACGCTCGCGGAGCTCACGTTCAACACCGACTTCCACGACTTCGACTGGTACAACATCAGCCACGTCGACGCGCACAACCTCACGATGCGCATCACGCCGCTCGCGCGGCCCGACTGCGACACGCTGGTCTGCGACGATCCGGCGCTGCTCACCGAGTGCCCCGACGTCGGCCGCGTCGAGGACGCGTCGGGCGAGCTCGTCTCGTGCGTCAGCCCGGATCGCGACGACCCCGAGAGCGAGGTCGCGCTCTACTTCGAGTCGTGCGACGACGGCTACGCGTGGTCGGGCGACGACCAGCGCGGCGAAGACCCGAGCCCGGTCCGCGCCTGCGCCGGGGAAGACTGGGAGATCGTCTTCTGCCCCTAG
- a CDS encoding glycoside hydrolase family protein, producing the protein MSARFVWALLIVGCACEGTPGDDVRDDASTPPVVRGCKRGVAYGHHSLADFAALRPAISWWYNWHHRPDEALRDGSYRAAGVEYVPMVWGRDFEAATHIDEIPEGATTLLGFNEPNFGSQANLSAAEAAALWPEVERIADERGLLLVSPAVNYCGGDCQDTDPFRYLEDFFAACRDCRVDRIAIHIYVGCHPEGEDQARWLIDHVRQYEERFTQPLWLTEFACTDAADVDDQIAFLEDAVAFLESDPRIERYAWFSGRFEGIDHVDLLGGDGELTALGRAYVEAPASPDCDRGAME; encoded by the coding sequence ATGAGCGCGCGCTTCGTGTGGGCGCTGCTGATCGTCGGCTGCGCGTGCGAGGGCACGCCGGGCGACGACGTGCGTGACGACGCCAGCACCCCGCCGGTGGTGCGCGGATGCAAACGCGGCGTCGCGTACGGGCACCACTCGCTCGCCGACTTCGCAGCGCTCCGGCCCGCGATCTCGTGGTGGTACAACTGGCACCACCGGCCCGACGAAGCGCTGCGCGACGGAAGCTATCGCGCGGCGGGCGTCGAGTACGTGCCGATGGTGTGGGGCCGCGACTTCGAGGCCGCGACCCACATCGACGAGATCCCCGAGGGCGCGACGACGCTGCTCGGCTTCAACGAGCCGAACTTCGGATCGCAGGCGAACCTGTCGGCCGCAGAGGCCGCAGCGCTGTGGCCCGAGGTCGAGCGGATCGCCGACGAGCGCGGCCTGCTCCTGGTCTCGCCCGCGGTGAACTACTGCGGCGGCGACTGTCAGGACACCGATCCGTTCCGCTACCTCGAAGACTTCTTCGCCGCGTGCCGCGACTGCCGCGTCGATCGCATCGCGATCCACATCTACGTGGGCTGTCATCCCGAGGGCGAGGACCAGGCGCGCTGGCTGATCGATCACGTCCGCCAGTACGAGGAGCGCTTCACGCAGCCGCTGTGGCTCACCGAGTTCGCGTGCACCGACGCCGCGGACGTCGACGATCAGATCGCGTTCCTCGAGGACGCGGTCGCGTTCCTCGAGAGCGATCCGCGCATCGAGCGCTACGCGTGGTTCTCCGGGCGCTTCGAGGGGATCGACCACGTCGATCTGCTGGGCGGCGACGGCGAGCTGACCGCGCTCGGGCGCGCCTACGTCGAGGCGCCCGCCTCCCCCGACTGCGACCGAGGAGCGATGGAATGA
- a CDS encoding DUF2403 domain-containing lipoprotein gives MSDRRTSILAIAMIALGCSNERPTSELDGGIGHDAATRDARVIGVDAAPPPSLDGGLGPPDLPVLDPPSHGGTITFQQIGATGWYPSVRDPDVGPCDAYDTNGCCMARHEVTSDRLTPWNEDLVLTLRGPMNVAQLAVYQPSAAGWSLVSAWDRRTASSPRGLSFRGNDTESEGFDGAIGTECLVDLATDVPFPCGPGSEPFCNGEGRHHGWAGSKLFVLLARMPHVGDPEAGTPCSDGPGGNWYDAPWIGLSLGELARAGAFSSCQCYARNPAEWWLGDGCGQFNVFEVVNDNNEYRNLDVFSTNFFGYGGYVGEGPCGARCDVSRLGPEVDLIDKSTIAEAAAGAVASPERGPGAAFRRPAEGYRYFLVLLDETSRTVQLAIVHPSEIPAAAAPLLPALPAEIDDGVVRGLLDLRLPR, from the coding sequence ATGTCCGATCGACGGACCTCGATTCTCGCGATCGCGATGATCGCCTTGGGCTGCTCGAACGAGCGGCCCACGAGCGAGCTCGACGGCGGCATCGGACACGACGCCGCGACACGCGACGCACGCGTGATCGGTGTCGACGCGGCGCCGCCCCCGAGCCTCGATGGCGGCCTCGGGCCTCCCGATCTCCCGGTGCTCGATCCGCCCTCGCACGGCGGGACGATCACGTTCCAACAGATCGGCGCGACCGGTTGGTACCCGAGCGTGCGCGATCCCGACGTCGGCCCCTGCGACGCGTACGACACGAACGGCTGCTGCATGGCGCGGCACGAGGTGACGAGCGATCGGCTCACCCCGTGGAACGAAGACCTCGTGCTCACGCTGCGCGGCCCGATGAACGTCGCGCAGCTCGCCGTCTACCAGCCGAGCGCCGCGGGATGGTCGCTGGTGTCGGCGTGGGATCGGCGCACCGCGTCGAGCCCGCGCGGCCTCTCGTTCCGCGGCAACGACACCGAGTCCGAGGGCTTCGACGGCGCGATCGGCACCGAGTGCCTGGTCGATCTCGCGACCGACGTCCCGTTCCCGTGTGGGCCCGGCAGCGAGCCCTTCTGCAACGGCGAAGGACGTCACCACGGCTGGGCCGGATCGAAGCTCTTCGTGCTGCTCGCGCGCATGCCGCACGTCGGGGATCCCGAAGCAGGCACGCCGTGCTCCGATGGCCCGGGAGGCAACTGGTACGACGCACCGTGGATCGGCCTGAGCCTCGGCGAGCTCGCGCGCGCCGGCGCGTTCTCGAGCTGCCAGTGCTACGCGCGGAACCCCGCGGAGTGGTGGCTCGGCGACGGCTGCGGGCAGTTCAACGTGTTCGAGGTCGTCAACGACAACAACGAGTACCGGAACCTCGACGTCTTCAGCACGAACTTCTTCGGCTACGGCGGCTACGTCGGCGAAGGACCGTGCGGTGCGCGCTGCGACGTGTCGCGCCTCGGGCCCGAGGTCGATCTCATCGACAAGAGCACGATCGCCGAGGCCGCGGCAGGCGCGGTCGCGAGCCCCGAGCGCGGTCCGGGCGCCGCGTTCCGGCGGCCTGCGGAGGGCTATCGCTACTTCCTCGTGCTGCTCGACGAGACGTCGCGGACCGTGCAGCTCGCGATCGTGCATCCGTCGGAGATCCCCGCGGCGGCGGCGCCGCTGCTGCCCGCGCTCCCCGCCGAGATCGACGACGGAGTGGTCCGCGGCCTCCTCGATCTGCGGCTGCCGCGATGA
- a CDS encoding DUF2760 domain-containing protein → MPTDDQPAPGFFFRFFVLAWIAYFRTLFDADFAAGVARLREGRPALPPPPEPEQKPAPEKKKPEPERPVLREATPDAALQLLALLQREGRFVDFLEEDVASFSDAQVGAAARVVHEGCRKALREHVPLEPVRSEDEGAKVTLEKGFDAKAIRLTGNVVGEPPFKGALAHRGWRAKDVKLPKMAEGHDARVIAPAEVEL, encoded by the coding sequence ATGCCGACCGACGATCAGCCCGCACCGGGGTTCTTCTTCCGCTTCTTCGTGCTCGCCTGGATCGCGTACTTCCGCACGCTGTTCGACGCGGATTTCGCGGCCGGCGTCGCGCGGCTCCGCGAGGGACGGCCCGCGCTGCCGCCGCCTCCCGAGCCGGAGCAGAAGCCCGCGCCCGAGAAGAAGAAGCCCGAGCCCGAGAGGCCGGTGCTGCGCGAGGCGACGCCCGACGCCGCGCTCCAGCTGCTCGCGCTGCTGCAGCGCGAAGGTCGATTCGTGGACTTCCTCGAGGAGGACGTGGCGAGCTTCTCGGACGCGCAGGTCGGTGCGGCGGCGCGCGTGGTGCACGAGGGTTGTCGCAAGGCGCTGCGCGAGCACGTTCCGCTCGAGCCGGTGCGCAGCGAGGACGAGGGCGCGAAGGTGACGCTGGAGAAGGGCTTCGACGCGAAGGCGATCCGTCTGACCGGCAACGTCGTCGGTGAGCCGCCGTTCAAGGGCGCGCTCGCGCATCGCGGCTGGCGCGCGAAGGACGTGAAGCTGCCGAAGATGGCCGAGGGGCACGACGCGCGCGTGATCGCGCCGGCGGAGGTGGAGCTGTGA
- a CDS encoding Hsp70 family protein codes for MSKEGASFAIGIDLGTTHCALSYVELDLSEGEEVAQHVLEVPQSVAPAQVESRALLPSFLYLPHPGELAQGALALPWSESPPQCVGELARALGSKTPIRLVSSAKSWLCHPGVDRRAPILPAGLPPDASDVPRISPLQASIQYLEHLRDAWNTKHPEAPIEEQDVVITVPASFDPAARELTAEAAREAGLGGAVLLEEPQSALYSWIQRTDGKWREQVKVGDVILVVDLGGGTTDFSLIAVLEREGNLELHRVAVGDHILLGGDNMDLALAHTVRVKLEAEGHSLDAWQVQALTHACRAAKEQLLGERPAAESVAIVVPSRGSKLIGGSLRTELTREEVERVLVEGFFPVVDSKARPMGRARGALTQIGLPFAQDPGVTRHLAAFLGKQIAATEALEGFRASAPDATFLHPTAVLFNGGVLKSPVLASRIVDVLNAWLVKDGAPKARVLEGADLDLAVARGAAYYAYVRRGRGVRIRGGTAMSYYVGIEAAMPAVPGMEPPVSALCVAPFGMEEGTEAPPAPQELALVVGEPVQFRFFGSSVRRDDEPGTLLDRWQGEVEELPRIETTLTSEGRTPGDLVPVRLRASVTEVGTLSLNVIARDGERWHLELDVRHSS; via the coding sequence GTGAGCAAGGAGGGCGCTTCGTTCGCGATCGGGATCGACCTCGGGACGACGCACTGCGCGCTCTCGTACGTCGAGCTCGATCTGAGCGAGGGCGAAGAGGTCGCCCAGCACGTGCTCGAGGTGCCGCAGTCGGTCGCGCCGGCGCAGGTCGAGAGCCGCGCGCTGCTGCCCTCGTTCCTCTACTTGCCGCACCCGGGCGAGCTCGCGCAGGGCGCGCTCGCGCTGCCGTGGAGCGAGTCACCGCCGCAGTGCGTGGGCGAGCTCGCGCGTGCGCTCGGGAGCAAGACGCCGATCCGCTTGGTCTCGAGCGCGAAGAGCTGGCTCTGTCATCCCGGCGTCGATCGACGCGCGCCGATCCTGCCCGCGGGGCTCCCGCCCGACGCGAGCGACGTGCCGCGCATCTCGCCGCTCCAGGCGTCGATCCAGTACCTCGAGCACCTGCGAGATGCTTGGAACACCAAGCATCCCGAGGCGCCGATCGAAGAGCAGGACGTGGTGATCACGGTGCCCGCGTCGTTCGATCCCGCGGCGCGCGAGCTGACCGCGGAGGCGGCGCGCGAGGCCGGGCTCGGCGGCGCGGTGCTGCTCGAGGAGCCGCAGAGCGCGCTCTACTCGTGGATCCAGCGCACGGACGGGAAGTGGCGCGAGCAGGTGAAGGTCGGCGACGTGATCCTCGTCGTCGATCTCGGCGGCGGCACCACCGACTTCTCGCTGATCGCGGTGCTCGAGCGCGAGGGGAACCTCGAGCTGCATCGTGTCGCGGTCGGCGATCACATCCTGCTCGGCGGCGACAACATGGACCTCGCGCTCGCGCACACGGTGCGCGTGAAGCTCGAGGCCGAGGGGCACTCGCTCGATGCGTGGCAGGTGCAGGCGCTCACGCACGCGTGTCGCGCCGCCAAGGAGCAGCTGCTCGGCGAGCGCCCCGCGGCGGAGAGTGTCGCGATCGTCGTGCCGAGCCGTGGCTCGAAGCTGATCGGCGGATCGCTGCGCACCGAGCTCACGCGCGAGGAAGTGGAGCGCGTGCTGGTCGAGGGCTTCTTCCCGGTGGTCGACAGCAAGGCGCGCCCGATGGGCCGCGCGCGCGGCGCGCTGACGCAGATCGGTCTGCCGTTCGCGCAGGATCCCGGGGTGACGCGGCACCTCGCGGCGTTCCTCGGCAAGCAGATCGCGGCGACCGAGGCGCTCGAGGGCTTCCGTGCGAGCGCGCCGGACGCGACGTTCCTCCATCCGACGGCGGTGCTCTTCAACGGCGGCGTGCTGAAGTCGCCGGTGCTCGCGTCGCGCATCGTCGACGTGCTCAACGCGTGGCTGGTGAAGGACGGAGCGCCGAAGGCGCGGGTGCTCGAGGGCGCGGATCTCGATCTCGCGGTGGCGCGTGGCGCGGCGTACTACGCGTACGTGCGTCGTGGTCGCGGCGTGCGCATCCGAGGCGGCACCGCGATGAGCTACTACGTCGGCATCGAGGCCGCGATGCCGGCGGTGCCGGGCATGGAGCCGCCGGTGAGCGCGCTCTGCGTGGCGCCGTTCGGGATGGAAGAGGGGACCGAGGCGCCGCCGGCGCCGCAGGAGCTGGCGCTGGTGGTCGGGGAGCCGGTGCAGTTCCGGTTCTTCGGCTCGAGCGTGCGACGCGACGACGAGCCGGGGACGTTGCTCGATCGATGGCAGGGCGAGGTCGAGGAGCTGCCTCGGATCGAGACGACGCTGACGAGCGAAGGGCGCACTCCTGGGGATCTGGTGCCGGTTCGGCTTCGGGCTTCGGTGACGGAGGTCGGGACTCTGTCGCTGAATGTGATCGCTCGGGATGGGGAGCGGTGGCATCTGGAATTGGATGTTCGTCACTCGTCGTGA
- a CDS encoding LysR family transcriptional regulator: MARHAGDVRSRSARRERRGASFSCTYRLKMTALPPLAHLEAFCRTYELGSFTRAARALALTPQAVSRSVARLEEELGASLFRRTTRSLAATDEGRRYYEHAAQALALLRAGGEAMREKRDTPSGVVRISVPTTYGLHRFAPRLDEFHRLNPNVQVEMQVSNHNVDFVRDQCDLAIRHGAIGDQSLVARRLGSFPLAVVASPAYLARRGRPQTPDDLASHDCITFVLPRTGRAIPWELGTPPRRIEPLARYRCSDDMVGVVALARAGLGLAYAYDFMVADALRRGELVEVLEEHRGAKRPFSLVYPRATARSSAVRALIEFVVATRET; this comes from the coding sequence ATGGCTCGTCATGCCGGAGATGTACGGAGCCGGTCGGCGCGGCGTGAGAGGCGCGGTGCGTCATTCAGTTGTACGTATCGATTGAAGATGACCGCGCTCCCTCCCCTCGCTCACCTCGAGGCGTTCTGCCGGACCTACGAGCTCGGCAGCTTCACCCGCGCCGCGCGGGCGCTCGCGCTCACGCCCCAGGCGGTCAGCCGCAGCGTCGCGCGTCTCGAGGAGGAGCTCGGTGCGTCGCTGTTCCGCCGCACCACCCGGAGCCTCGCGGCGACCGACGAGGGCCGGCGCTACTACGAGCACGCCGCGCAGGCGCTCGCCCTGCTGCGCGCGGGAGGCGAGGCGATGCGCGAGAAGCGCGACACCCCCTCGGGCGTGGTGCGCATCAGCGTGCCGACGACGTACGGCCTGCACCGGTTCGCGCCGCGGCTCGACGAGTTCCACCGTCTCAACCCGAACGTACAAGTCGAGATGCAGGTCTCGAATCACAACGTCGACTTCGTGCGCGACCAGTGCGACCTCGCGATCCGTCACGGCGCGATCGGCGACCAATCGCTGGTCGCGCGGCGCCTCGGCTCGTTCCCGCTCGCGGTGGTCGCGAGCCCGGCGTACCTCGCGCGGCGCGGGCGTCCGCAGACGCCGGACGATCTCGCGTCGCACGACTGCATCACGTTCGTCCTCCCGCGCACCGGCCGCGCGATACCGTGGGAGCTCGGCACGCCGCCCCGCCGCATCGAGCCCCTGGCGCGCTACCGCTGCTCCGACGACATGGTCGGCGTGGTCGCGCTCGCCCGCGCCGGCCTCGGCCTCGCGTACGCCTACGACTTCATGGTCGCCGACGCGCTCCGCCGCGGCGAGCTCGTCGAAGTGCTGGAAGAGCACCGCGGCGCGAAGCGCCCGTTCTCGCTGGTGTACCCGCGCGCCACCGCCCGCTCGAGCGCGGTCCGCGCGCTGATCGAGTTCGTCGTCGCAACGCGCGAGACGTGA
- a CDS encoding type 1 glutamine amidotransferase domain-containing protein, with translation MTQRPTILIAMTSHDRKGDTGEPTGAYLPEIAEPYEVFVEAGYDVEFASVRGGRVPLDGVDRSVPAVARFLDDERLVARLHASIASRDVDPSRYAAIFFAGGHGAMWDLPEDPSFQRATASIYERGGAVAAVCHGPAALVNVRLADGRALVAGRTISAFTDDEERAVQLDRVVPFLLESTLRERGASIVTAPLWQPRVAVDERLVTGQNPASAAPVARALVELLATRR, from the coding sequence ATGACCCAGAGGCCGACGATCCTGATCGCGATGACGAGCCACGACCGCAAGGGCGACACCGGCGAGCCCACGGGCGCGTACCTGCCCGAGATCGCCGAGCCCTACGAGGTGTTCGTCGAGGCGGGCTACGACGTGGAGTTCGCGTCGGTGCGCGGAGGGCGCGTCCCGCTCGACGGAGTCGATCGCAGCGTGCCCGCGGTCGCGCGCTTCCTCGACGACGAGCGGCTGGTCGCGCGCCTCCACGCGAGCATCGCGTCGCGCGACGTCGACCCCTCGCGCTACGCAGCGATCTTCTTCGCCGGTGGGCACGGCGCGATGTGGGACCTCCCCGAGGACCCCTCGTTCCAGCGCGCGACCGCGTCGATCTACGAGCGCGGCGGCGCGGTGGCGGCGGTGTGTCACGGGCCCGCGGCGCTGGTGAACGTGCGGCTCGCCGATGGTCGCGCGCTCGTCGCGGGGCGCACCATCAGCGCGTTCACCGACGACGAGGAGCGCGCGGTGCAGCTCGATCGCGTCGTGCCCTTCCTGCTCGAGAGCACGCTGCGCGAACGAGGCGCGAGCATCGTGACCGCGCCGCTCTGGCAGCCGCGCGTCGCGGTCGACGAGCGTCTCGTCACCGGGCAGAACCCCGCGTCGGCTGCGCCGGTCGCGCGTGCCCTGGTCGAGCTGCTCGCGACGCGGCGCTGA
- a CDS encoding serine/threonine-protein kinase translates to MIAKVSSATPSAPEPSSGTRACATPARFGRYVLLGLLGRGGMADVHLALVSSPGAVRRLVVVKTPRAHLLDSPQHVGMFLDEARALSALAHPNLLQIHDTGFEDALTYIAAEYLDGLTLSELLGECERTKTRVPVAVVAKIVSEIAAALAYAHQAKALDGTPLHLVHRDVSPPNVMVLRSGIAKLIDFGVAKTARNVVGTEVGHVKGKFRYVAPELVSGERPSSSADVWSLGVLLWECLTGRRLFRGKGAFEVLTKVRNSPIVPPSQIASDGDATLDAIVLRALDRSPETRCSMRELHADLVRWLATRAPHVSSTEVAAFVNSAGHALMSARDAQIREWLRAMDATPNPISVNATPDGRVAPVVLPPPPAVPSDLLPLTASGSSASVWSIGAMRAKLRAWRVEPSHVIAACVGALATVALVAVTSRGGHDAPPVVAAPVVAIAPAQVEAPPIVAPAPVAPAAVEIPEPEPELAVEEAPPEPRVRRGRRGRRAQPRVTAPVPASRIAPARPARTNDTLQTVLARARDRFRAGDFHRAAAEYAAASRIAPSDARIFAGLGAARLRAGDRDGAARAYRRAMVLAPGNDRYRAALASLR, encoded by the coding sequence GTGATCGCCAAGGTCTCGAGCGCGACCCCGAGCGCGCCCGAGCCCAGCTCGGGCACGCGGGCGTGCGCGACGCCTGCGCGCTTCGGGCGCTACGTGCTCCTCGGGCTGCTCGGCCGCGGCGGCATGGCCGACGTCCATCTCGCGCTCGTCAGCAGTCCAGGCGCGGTGCGTCGTCTCGTCGTGGTGAAGACCCCGCGCGCGCACCTGCTCGACAGCCCGCAGCACGTCGGGATGTTCCTCGACGAGGCGCGCGCGCTCTCGGCCCTCGCCCACCCGAACCTGCTGCAGATCCACGACACCGGCTTCGAGGACGCGCTGACGTACATCGCGGCCGAGTACCTCGACGGCCTCACGCTCTCGGAGCTGCTCGGGGAGTGCGAGCGCACCAAGACGCGCGTGCCGGTCGCAGTCGTCGCGAAGATCGTCTCGGAGATCGCGGCCGCGCTCGCCTACGCGCACCAGGCGAAGGCGCTCGACGGAACGCCGCTGCACCTCGTGCACCGCGACGTGAGCCCGCCGAACGTGATGGTGCTGCGCAGCGGCATCGCGAAGCTGATCGACTTCGGGGTCGCGAAGACCGCGCGCAACGTGGTCGGCACCGAGGTCGGCCACGTGAAGGGCAAGTTCCGCTACGTCGCGCCCGAGCTGGTGAGCGGCGAGCGGCCGAGCTCGTCGGCCGACGTGTGGTCGCTCGGCGTGCTGCTCTGGGAGTGCCTCACCGGGCGTCGTCTGTTCCGCGGCAAGGGCGCGTTCGAGGTGCTCACGAAGGTGCGCAACTCGCCGATCGTCCCGCCCTCGCAGATCGCGAGCGACGGGGACGCGACGCTCGACGCGATCGTGCTGCGCGCGCTCGATCGCTCGCCCGAGACGCGCTGCTCGATGCGCGAGCTGCACGCGGATCTGGTGCGGTGGCTCGCGACCCGCGCGCCGCACGTGTCGTCGACCGAGGTCGCGGCGTTCGTGAACAGCGCGGGGCACGCGCTGATGAGCGCGCGCGACGCGCAGATCCGCGAGTGGCTGCGCGCGATGGACGCGACGCCGAACCCGATCAGCGTGAACGCGACGCCCGACGGTCGGGTGGCCCCCGTGGTGCTGCCGCCGCCGCCGGCGGTGCCTTCGGATCTGCTGCCGCTCACCGCGTCCGGGTCGAGCGCGAGCGTGTGGTCGATCGGCGCGATGCGCGCGAAGCTGCGCGCGTGGCGGGTCGAGCCCTCGCACGTGATCGCCGCGTGTGTCGGCGCGCTGGCGACGGTCGCGCTGGTCGCGGTGACGAGCCGGGGCGGCCACGACGCGCCGCCGGTGGTGGCAGCGCCGGTCGTCGCGATCGCGCCGGCCCAGGTCGAAGCGCCGCCGATCGTCGCGCCCGCGCCGGTCGCGCCCGCCGCGGTCGAGATCCCCGAGCCGGAGCCCGAGCTCGCGGTGGAGGAGGCGCCGCCCGAGCCGCGCGTGCGCCGTGGACGTCGTGGTCGCCGCGCCCAGCCGCGGGTCACCGCGCCGGTCCCCGCGTCGCGCATCGCGCCGGCGCGCCCCGCGCGCACCAACGACACGCTGCAGACCGTGCTCGCGCGCGCTCGTGATCGTTTCCGCGCCGGAGACTTCCACCGCGCGGCCGCCGAGTACGCGGCCGCTTCGCGCATCGCGCCCAGCGACGCGCGCATCTTCGCGGGGCTCGGCGCGGCGCGCCTCCGCGCCGGAGATCGCGACGGCGCGGCGCGCGCGTATCGACGCGCGATGGTGCTGGCGCCGGGGAACGATCGTTACCGCGCCGCCCTCGCCTCGCTGCGCTAG